One Ictalurus punctatus breed USDA103 chromosome 10, Coco_2.0, whole genome shotgun sequence genomic region harbors:
- the btf3l4 gene encoding transcription factor BTF3 homolog 4 isoform X1, with translation MNQEKLAKLQAQVRIGGKGTARRKKKVVHRTATADDKKLQSSLKKLAVNNIAGIEEVNMIKDDGTVIHFNNPKVQASLSANTFAITGHAETKQLTEMLPGILSQLGADSLTSLRKLAEQFPRQVLDNKAPKAEDIDEEDDDVPDLVENFDEASKNEAN, from the exons ATGAATCAAGAAAAACTGGCTAAACTTCAAGCCCAAGTCCGAATAGGGGGCAAG GGAACAGCACGTAGGAAGAAGAAGGTCGTCCACAGAACGGCAACGGCAGACGACAAAAAACTTCAGAGCTCTTTAAAGAAACTTGCCGTGAACAACATTGCTGGCATTGAGGAG GTGAACATGATAAAGGACGATGGTACAGTGATCCACTTCAATAACCCCAAAGTGCAGGCATCTTTGTCTGCAAACACATTCGCCATCACCGGCCATGCAGAGACCAAGCAGCTGACAGAGATGCTTCCCGGCATCCTCAGCCAACTCGGTGCAGACAGTCTCACGAGTCTGCGCAAACTTGCCGAGCAGTTCCCCAGACAAG TTCTTGACAACAAAGCCCCCAAAGCAGAAGACATCGATGAAGAGGATGATGACGTCCCAG ATCTGGTAGAGAACTTCGACGAAGCATCGAAGAATGAGGCAAACTGA